The following are encoded in a window of Sphaerisporangium siamense genomic DNA:
- a CDS encoding bis-aminopropyl spermidine synthase family protein — protein MASEGVSRLLAEAGVDGRRLRAALALLCDGEWWTLAALVRETATSRRAVEALLREAGPQRSGERFRLTAEQTEACRALLDEGGEIPLSPADPVAHLLPRYGDVVRRMAELVAGGPRGRHVLDHVAATPETVVRRALLLGARFWLPGARLLCVGDHDLTSLAVAMIHPGVRVTVLDVDDRILAYIGERAEALGLDVVTRWADLRLGLPPSARGQADLAITDPPYTPEGVGLFVARAVEGLRDPEQGRVLLAYGASERTPMLALKVQRSLYDLNLSFEAIYPDFNRYFGAEAIGSAADLYVLRPTSKTRPAVAARVEGYGTAIYTQGPQSVEARPSPAPSAAAARGVEEGGFDVLVGDWPKDASPRTPRARLSTWLAKPYASSPARVAIALPTGLGAALPRLLLATRARHVRVLTEDAPLGLGALESLYTITTGGGVIEAVRLPSPEGRDERLLRTLLDTAHGRLANVWREGLIKASGHLTKKQARAIVAEVAPWADEVTVLELPAHRLDALPDAVAASLRRAAETSEEQAPEATYEKTPGPG, from the coding sequence ATGGCGTCCGAGGGAGTGAGCAGGCTGCTGGCCGAGGCCGGGGTGGACGGGCGGCGGCTGCGCGCGGCCCTCGCACTGCTCTGCGACGGCGAGTGGTGGACCTTGGCCGCCCTGGTCCGCGAGACGGCGACCTCCCGGCGGGCGGTCGAGGCCCTGCTGCGCGAGGCCGGGCCGCAGCGGTCCGGGGAGCGCTTCCGGCTGACCGCGGAGCAGACGGAGGCGTGCCGCGCGCTGCTGGACGAGGGCGGCGAGATCCCCCTCTCCCCCGCCGACCCGGTGGCCCATCTGCTCCCCCGGTACGGGGACGTCGTGCGGCGCATGGCGGAGCTGGTCGCGGGCGGGCCGCGCGGGCGTCACGTCCTCGACCACGTCGCCGCGACCCCCGAGACGGTGGTGCGCCGGGCGCTGCTGCTCGGCGCGCGGTTCTGGCTGCCGGGCGCGCGGCTGCTGTGCGTGGGCGACCATGACCTGACCTCGCTGGCGGTCGCGATGATCCACCCGGGCGTCCGCGTGACCGTACTGGACGTGGACGACCGCATCCTCGCCTACATCGGCGAGCGCGCGGAGGCCCTGGGGCTGGACGTCGTGACCCGCTGGGCCGATCTTCGCCTCGGCCTGCCGCCGTCGGCCCGCGGCCAGGCCGATCTGGCGATCACCGACCCGCCGTACACGCCCGAGGGCGTGGGGCTGTTCGTGGCGCGGGCCGTCGAGGGGCTGCGCGATCCCGAGCAGGGGCGGGTGCTGCTGGCGTACGGGGCGAGCGAGCGTACGCCGATGCTCGCGTTGAAGGTGCAGCGTTCCCTTTACGACCTCAATTTGTCTTTTGAAGCTATTTATCCAGATTTCAATAGATACTTCGGGGCGGAGGCCATCGGGTCGGCGGCCGATCTGTACGTCCTCCGTCCCACGAGCAAGACCCGCCCGGCCGTCGCGGCCCGGGTGGAGGGCTACGGCACCGCCATCTACACCCAGGGCCCGCAGTCGGTCGAGGCGCGCCCCTCCCCCGCGCCTTCCGCGGCGGCGGCGCGAGGGGTCGAGGAGGGCGGGTTCGACGTCCTGGTGGGCGACTGGCCCAAGGACGCCTCGCCCCGGACGCCGCGGGCACGCCTGTCCACGTGGCTGGCCAAGCCGTACGCGTCCTCCCCCGCCCGGGTGGCGATCGCGCTGCCGACGGGGCTCGGCGCGGCGCTCCCCCGGCTGCTGCTCGCCACGCGCGCCCGCCACGTCCGCGTCCTCACCGAGGACGCTCCGCTCGGTCTGGGCGCGCTGGAGTCCCTCTACACGATCACGACGGGGGGAGGCGTGATCGAGGCGGTGCGGCTGCCGTCACCGGAGGGGCGGGACGAGCGGCTGCTGCGGACGCTGCTGGACACCGCGCACGGCCGGCTGGCCAACGTCTGGCGCGAGGGCCTGATCAAGGCGTCCGGACATCTCACCAAGAAGCAGGCCCGCGCGATCGTCGCCGAGGTCGCCCCCTGGGCGGACGAGGTCACGGTGCTGGAACTGCCCGCGCACCGCCTCGACGCCCTCCCTGACGCGGTGGCCGCCTCCTTGCGGCGCGCCGCCGAGACGTCGGAGGAGCAGGCGCCCGAGGCGACGTACGAGAAGACGCCAGGGCCCGGCTGA
- a CDS encoding glycoside hydrolase family 25 protein encodes MLNGIDVSNWQGAVDWADHAIDGVDFGFAKASEGTGFTDKWFARNWAAMRENWMVCGAYHFGHPKGDPEDQVRHFLDVIDAAGGLRRGDLIALDLERSAHLPPHEVAAFARRWCRVMTFVTGVRPIIYTFLSFARKGYCHGLEDYPLWIAAPSHPKGRPAVPPPWNRWTIHQYSHGRIDRNVFRGDRAQLTALGFQPDDGHRKA; translated from the coding sequence ATGTTGAACGGCATAGACGTGTCCAATTGGCAGGGCGCCGTCGACTGGGCGGATCACGCCATCGACGGCGTCGACTTCGGCTTCGCCAAGGCCAGCGAAGGCACCGGGTTCACCGACAAGTGGTTCGCCCGCAACTGGGCGGCGATGCGGGAGAACTGGATGGTCTGCGGCGCCTACCATTTCGGGCATCCCAAGGGCGATCCCGAGGACCAGGTGCGCCACTTCCTGGACGTGATCGACGCGGCGGGCGGCCTGCGCAGGGGCGACCTCATCGCCCTGGACCTGGAGCGCTCCGCTCACCTCCCGCCGCACGAGGTGGCCGCGTTCGCCCGCCGCTGGTGCCGCGTGATGACCTTCGTGACCGGCGTGCGGCCGATCATCTACACCTTCCTGTCCTTCGCCAGGAAGGGCTACTGCCACGGCCTGGAGGACTACCCGCTGTGGATCGCCGCGCCGAGCCACCCCAAGGGACGCCCGGCCGTCCCGCCGCCGTGGAACCGCTGGACGATCCACCAGTACTCGCACGGCCGCATCGACCGCAACGTCTTCCGCGGCGACCGGGCCCAGCTCACCGCCCTCGGTTTCCAGCCCGATGACGGCCACCGCAAGGCGTAG
- the thrS gene encoding threonine--tRNA ligase translates to MSAALEIRVTLAGAERVVAGGTTAGEALEADGRTVIAARINGEARDLATVIAEGDVVEPIAIDGEEGRAILRHSTAHVMAQAVQELFPDARLGIGPPVENGFYYDFDVEHPFTPDDLKRVEKRMREIVKQGQLFSRRAVSDDDARDELAAEPYKLELIGLKGGAADEESVEVGGDQLTIYDNLDAKSGELCWKDLCRGPHLPSTRVIPAFKLMRSGGAYWRGSEKNPQLQRIYGTAWESREKQDDYLHMLEEAEKRDHRKLGAELDLFSFPTELGSGLAVFHPKGGVVRRIMEDYSRRRHEEAGYSFVNTPHITKENLYQISGHLDWYADGMFPPMELEGARYYLKPMNCPMHILIFRSRGRSYRELPLRLFEFGTVYRYEKSGVVHGLTRVRGMTQDDAHIFCTRDQMQDELKSLLRFVLGLLRDYGLDDFYLELSTRDPKKSVGSDEVWEEATEALRVAAESENLQLVLDPEGAAFYGPKISVQAKDAIGRTWQMSTIQVDLNLPELFELEFQGAEGARQRPVMIHRALFGSIERFFGVLVEHYAGAFPPWLAPVQVIGIPIADAHVPYLNDVAKRLREHGIRVEVDASADRMQKKIRNAQKAKVPYMLLAGDEDIAAGAVSFRYRNGEQKNGIPLEDAIDEIVRAVENRTQV, encoded by the coding sequence GTGTCCGCCGCCCTCGAAATACGCGTCACCCTCGCCGGAGCCGAGCGTGTGGTGGCGGGCGGCACGACGGCCGGGGAGGCCCTGGAGGCCGACGGCCGCACCGTCATCGCCGCGAGGATCAACGGCGAGGCCCGCGACCTCGCGACCGTGATCGCCGAGGGCGACGTCGTCGAGCCCATCGCGATCGACGGCGAAGAGGGCCGCGCGATCCTGCGCCACTCCACCGCCCACGTGATGGCCCAGGCCGTGCAGGAGCTCTTCCCCGACGCCCGGCTCGGCATCGGCCCGCCCGTCGAGAACGGCTTCTACTACGACTTCGACGTCGAGCACCCGTTCACCCCCGACGATCTCAAGCGCGTCGAGAAGCGCATGCGCGAGATCGTCAAGCAGGGGCAGCTCTTCTCCCGGCGCGCCGTCTCCGACGACGACGCCCGCGACGAGCTGGCCGCCGAGCCGTACAAGCTGGAGCTGATCGGGCTCAAGGGCGGCGCGGCCGACGAAGAGAGCGTCGAGGTCGGCGGCGACCAGCTCACCATCTACGACAACCTCGACGCCAAGTCCGGCGAGCTCTGCTGGAAGGACCTGTGCCGGGGCCCGCACCTGCCGTCCACCCGGGTCATCCCCGCCTTCAAGCTGATGCGCTCCGGCGGGGCGTACTGGCGGGGCAGCGAGAAGAACCCGCAGCTCCAGCGCATCTACGGCACCGCGTGGGAGTCCCGCGAGAAGCAGGACGACTACCTCCACATGCTGGAGGAGGCCGAGAAGCGCGACCACCGCAAGCTGGGCGCCGAGCTCGACCTGTTCTCCTTCCCGACCGAGCTGGGCTCCGGCCTCGCGGTCTTCCACCCCAAGGGCGGCGTGGTCCGCCGCATCATGGAGGACTACTCGCGGCGGCGCCACGAAGAGGCCGGGTACTCCTTCGTGAACACCCCGCACATCACCAAGGAGAACCTGTACCAGATCTCCGGTCACCTGGACTGGTACGCCGACGGCATGTTCCCGCCCATGGAGCTTGAGGGCGCGCGCTACTACCTCAAGCCCATGAACTGCCCGATGCACATCCTGATCTTCCGGTCGCGGGGCCGGTCCTACCGCGAGCTTCCGCTGCGCCTGTTCGAGTTCGGCACCGTCTACCGCTACGAGAAGTCCGGTGTGGTGCACGGCCTCACCCGCGTCCGCGGCATGACGCAGGACGACGCGCACATCTTCTGCACCCGCGACCAGATGCAGGACGAGCTCAAGAGCCTCCTGCGGTTCGTGCTCGGGCTGCTGCGCGACTACGGCCTCGACGACTTCTACCTGGAGCTCTCCACCCGCGACCCGAAGAAGTCGGTGGGCAGCGACGAGGTCTGGGAGGAGGCCACCGAGGCCCTGCGCGTCGCCGCCGAGTCCGAGAACCTCCAGCTCGTCCTCGACCCCGAGGGCGCGGCCTTCTACGGGCCCAAGATCTCGGTTCAGGCCAAGGACGCCATCGGCCGCACCTGGCAGATGTCCACCATCCAGGTCGACCTGAACCTGCCCGAGCTGTTCGAGCTGGAGTTCCAGGGGGCGGAGGGGGCGCGCCAGCGTCCCGTCATGATCCACCGGGCGCTGTTCGGGTCGATCGAGCGGTTCTTCGGCGTCCTCGTCGAGCACTACGCCGGCGCGTTCCCTCCCTGGCTCGCGCCCGTCCAGGTCATCGGCATCCCCATCGCCGACGCCCACGTGCCCTACCTCAACGATGTCGCCAAGCGGCTGCGCGAGCACGGCATCCGGGTCGAGGTCGACGCCTCCGCCGACCGCATGCAGAAGAAGATCCGCAACGCCCAGAAGGCCAAGGTGCCCTACATGCTGCTCGCCGGCGACGAGGACATCGCGGCCGGCGCGGTCTCCTTCCGTTACCGCAACGGCGAGCAGAAGAACGGCATCCCGCTGGAGGACGCCATCGACGAGATCGTCAGGGCCGTGGAGAACCGCACCCAGGTCTGA
- a CDS encoding HIT family protein: MQEPIEQSGAGEPDNFRRLWTPHRMAYIKGENKPTGTGPGDGCPFCEIPGMSDQDGLIVARGSSVFAVLNLYPYNSGHLMVCPYRHVADYADLDDAETAELADFTKRAMLSLRKASGAQGFNVGMNLGHVAGAGIAGHLHQHVVPRWGGDTNFMPVVGHTRVLPQLLQDTRDLLTDAWPTA; this comes from the coding sequence ATGCAGGAGCCCATTGAGCAGTCCGGTGCCGGAGAGCCCGACAACTTCCGGCGTCTGTGGACCCCGCACCGGATGGCCTACATCAAGGGGGAGAACAAGCCGACCGGCACCGGCCCCGGCGACGGGTGCCCGTTCTGTGAGATTCCCGGGATGAGCGACCAGGACGGGCTCATCGTGGCCCGCGGCTCCAGCGTGTTCGCCGTCTTGAACCTGTACCCCTACAACTCCGGCCACCTGATGGTCTGCCCGTACCGCCACGTGGCCGACTACGCCGACCTCGACGACGCCGAGACCGCGGAACTGGCCGACTTCACCAAGCGGGCGATGCTCTCGCTGCGCAAGGCCAGCGGCGCCCAGGGCTTCAACGTCGGCATGAACCTCGGCCACGTCGCCGGCGCCGGCATCGCGGGCCACCTGCACCAGCACGTCGTGCCCCGCTGGGGCGGCGACACCAACTTCATGCCGGTCGTCGGCCACACCCGGGTGCTCCCTCAACTCCTCCAGGACACCCGAGACCTTCTGACCGACGCCTGGCCCACCGCCTGA